A genomic stretch from Dyella sp. M7H15-1 includes:
- the pnp gene encoding polyribonucleotide nucleotidyltransferase yields the protein MAKVTKSFQYGNHEVTLETGEIARQASGAVMVSMGGTVVLVTVVAASKAKEGQDFFPLTVDYVEKFYSAGRIPGGFFKREGRPTEKETLTSRLIDRPVRPLFPEEFKNEVQIIAQVVSLNPEIDGDIPAMLGASAALTLAGIPFKGPIGAARVGYANGKYLLNPTVAELKTSDLDLVVAGTANAVLMVESEAKLLSEEVMLGAVIYGHQQMQTAVQAISDFVAHAGRKAFAWTAPVRNDALFSDINSILGDRLEKAFAIRDKLERRDAISALKADIKAGIAETAVTRGWSDLDISNAFADIEYRTMRDGVLKTKVRIDGRKLDDIRPISVRVGVLPRTHGSALFTRGETQALVVATLGTARDAQIIDAPEGESKDPFLFHYNFPPFSVGEAGRFGAPKRREIGHGRLAKRGVQAVKPSMEEFPYVLRVVSEITESNGSSSMASVCGSSLAMMDAGVPLKAPVAGIAMGLVKEDNDFVVLSDILGDEDHLGDMDFKVAGSAEGVSALQMDIKIEGITEEIMKLALEQAKRGRLHILGEMAKVISTPRSEMSEYAPRLLTIKIHPDKIREVIGKGGATIRSITEETGTTIDISDDGTVVIASVNRLAAEEAKKRIDQIVSDVEPGRIYEGKVAKLMDFGAFVTILPGKDGLVHVSQISNERVEKVSDKLKEGDIVKVKVLEVDKQGRIRLSMKAVTEDEGASA from the coding sequence ATGGCGAAAGTAACCAAGTCATTCCAGTACGGTAATCACGAAGTCACACTGGAGACGGGCGAAATCGCCCGCCAGGCTTCAGGCGCCGTCATGGTCAGCATGGGCGGCACCGTGGTGCTCGTTACCGTGGTGGCTGCGTCCAAGGCGAAAGAAGGGCAGGATTTCTTCCCGCTCACCGTCGACTACGTCGAGAAGTTCTACTCCGCCGGTCGTATCCCGGGCGGTTTCTTCAAGCGTGAAGGCCGCCCGACCGAGAAGGAGACGCTCACCTCGCGTCTGATCGATCGTCCGGTGCGTCCGCTGTTCCCGGAAGAGTTCAAGAACGAAGTGCAGATCATCGCTCAGGTGGTCTCGCTGAATCCGGAAATCGACGGTGACATCCCCGCCATGCTCGGCGCCTCCGCTGCGCTGACCCTGGCCGGCATTCCGTTCAAGGGCCCGATCGGCGCGGCGCGCGTGGGTTATGCGAACGGCAAGTACCTGCTGAACCCGACCGTTGCCGAGCTGAAGACCTCCGACCTGGATCTGGTCGTCGCCGGTACGGCCAACGCGGTGCTGATGGTGGAGTCCGAAGCCAAGCTGCTCAGCGAAGAAGTCATGCTGGGCGCGGTGATATACGGTCACCAACAGATGCAGACGGCGGTCCAGGCCATCAGCGACTTTGTCGCCCACGCCGGCCGCAAGGCTTTCGCATGGACCGCTCCGGTGCGCAACGACGCGCTGTTCAGCGACATCAACAGCATCCTCGGCGACCGCCTGGAAAAGGCTTTCGCGATCCGCGACAAGCTGGAACGCCGCGATGCGATCTCCGCACTCAAGGCCGACATCAAGGCCGGCATCGCCGAAACCGCCGTAACGCGCGGCTGGTCCGACCTCGATATCAGCAACGCGTTTGCCGACATCGAATACCGCACCATGCGCGACGGCGTGTTGAAGACCAAGGTGCGTATCGACGGCCGCAAGCTGGACGACATCCGTCCGATCAGCGTGCGCGTGGGCGTGCTGCCGCGTACGCATGGTTCGGCGCTGTTCACTCGCGGCGAAACCCAGGCACTGGTCGTGGCCACGCTCGGTACGGCGCGCGATGCGCAGATCATCGATGCGCCGGAAGGCGAGTCGAAGGATCCTTTCCTGTTCCACTACAACTTCCCGCCGTTCTCGGTCGGTGAAGCCGGTCGCTTCGGCGCGCCCAAGCGTCGCGAAATCGGCCACGGCCGTCTCGCCAAGCGCGGCGTGCAGGCCGTGAAGCCCAGCATGGAAGAATTTCCGTACGTGCTGCGCGTGGTGTCTGAAATCACCGAGTCGAACGGCTCTTCCTCGATGGCTTCGGTGTGCGGTTCCTCGCTAGCCATGATGGACGCTGGCGTGCCGCTCAAGGCGCCGGTGGCAGGTATCGCCATGGGTCTGGTGAAGGAAGACAACGACTTCGTCGTGCTGTCCGACATCCTGGGTGACGAAGACCACCTCGGCGATATGGATTTCAAGGTGGCTGGTAGCGCTGAAGGCGTGTCCGCGCTGCAGATGGACATCAAGATCGAGGGCATCACCGAAGAAATCATGAAGCTGGCGCTGGAGCAGGCCAAGCGTGGTCGTCTGCACATCCTGGGCGAGATGGCCAAGGTGATCAGCACGCCGCGTTCGGAAATGAGCGAATACGCGCCGCGTCTGCTCACCATCAAGATCCATCCGGACAAGATTCGCGAAGTGATCGGCAAGGGTGGTGCCACCATCCGCTCCATCACCGAGGAAACCGGCACCACCATCGACATTAGCGACGACGGCACCGTGGTCATCGCCTCGGTCAACCGTTTGGCCGCCGAAGAGGCGAAAAAGCGCATCGACCAGATCGTTTCCGACGTCGAGCCGGGCCGTATCTACGAAGGCAAGGTTGCCAAGCTGATGGATTTCGGCGCGTTCGTGACCATTCTGCCGGGCAAGGACGGCCTGGTGCACGTGTCGCAGATTTCCAACGAGCGCGTCGAGAAGGTTTCCGACAAGCTCAAGGAAGGCGACATTGTCAAGGTCAAGGTGCTGGAAGTAGACAAGCAGGGCCGTATCCGCCTGTCGATGAAGGCGGTCACCGAGGACGAAGGCGCCAGCGCCTGA
- the rpsO gene encoding 30S ribosomal protein S15, whose amino-acid sequence MSLTVEQSGKIIADFGRKPNDTGSPEVQVALLSARIEHLTDHFKTHKQDHHSRRGLLKLVNQRKRLLGYLKGSDLGRYQTLIERLGLRR is encoded by the coding sequence ATGTCCCTCACCGTAGAACAGTCCGGCAAGATCATTGCTGACTTCGGCCGTAAGCCGAACGATACCGGTTCGCCGGAAGTGCAGGTCGCCCTGCTGTCCGCCCGCATCGAACACCTCACCGATCATTTCAAGACCCACAAACAGGATCACCACTCGCGTCGTGGTCTGCTCAAGCTGGTCAACCAGCGTAAGCGTCTGCTCGGCTATCTGAAGGGCAGCGATCTGGGCCGTTACCAGACTTTGATCGAACGTCTCGGCTTGCGCAGGTAA
- the truB gene encoding tRNA pseudouridine(55) synthase TruB produces the protein MSRRRKRPRARDLHGILLLDKPLGLSSNKALQMALAILRAAKGGHTGALDPLATGLLPLCFGEATKIAGSLLGSRKAYVAECRLGMTTTTADLEGEVLERRPVPALDDAAIEAALASLRGKIIQVPPVYSALKQDGEPLYLKARRGEFVQASPREVEVDRFERVSRTPDTLTLYVECGSGTYIRSLAVDLGESLGCGAHLTALRRVWVAPFREPAMVTLDQLRDAAKQGEEVLNRLVLPLAAGVSDLPPLHLDPQASRAVSHGRQIEWPGDAHRGRSVAFAHDGRLLALVDCDEQGRVRILRGFNLPRSEPESEQESHL, from the coding sequence ATGAGTCGTCGCCGAAAACGTCCCCGTGCACGTGACCTGCACGGCATACTGCTGCTCGATAAACCGCTGGGATTGAGCTCGAACAAGGCATTGCAAATGGCTTTGGCGATCCTGCGCGCTGCCAAGGGCGGCCATACGGGGGCGCTAGACCCCTTGGCTACCGGGCTGTTGCCGCTGTGTTTCGGTGAGGCCACCAAGATCGCCGGCAGTTTGCTTGGTTCGCGCAAGGCTTATGTCGCTGAGTGCCGTCTGGGCATGACGACCACTACGGCAGATCTTGAGGGCGAAGTGCTCGAACGGAGGCCAGTGCCTGCGTTGGATGACGCGGCTATCGAGGCCGCGCTGGCTTCGCTGCGCGGGAAGATTATTCAGGTACCTCCGGTGTATTCGGCACTCAAGCAGGACGGCGAGCCGCTGTATCTAAAGGCTCGGCGCGGAGAATTCGTTCAGGCTTCTCCGCGTGAGGTCGAGGTTGATCGGTTTGAACGGGTGTCCCGTACCCCGGACACCCTTACCCTGTACGTGGAATGCGGCTCAGGTACCTATATCCGCAGCCTGGCCGTGGATCTGGGAGAAAGCCTGGGTTGTGGCGCGCACCTGACGGCGCTGCGCCGCGTGTGGGTCGCCCCGTTCCGCGAGCCGGCCATGGTCACCCTGGATCAGCTTCGCGATGCTGCAAAACAAGGGGAAGAAGTACTGAATCGCCTCGTATTGCCGCTGGCAGCGGGGGTTTCCGACCTGCCACCCCTACATCTCGACCCGCAAGCTAGCCGAGCCGTCTCACATGGACGCCAGATTGAGTGGCCTGGTGATGCCCACAGGGGGCGCTCCGTCGCTTTTGCCCATGACGGCCGCCTGCTCGCCTTGGTCGATTGCGACGAGCAGGGCAGGGTACGCATTCTGCGCGGCTTCAACCTCCCTCGGTCTGAACCAGAGAGCGAGCAAGAAAGCCATCTTTAA
- the rbfA gene encoding 30S ribosome-binding factor RbfA, which yields MPSRDFKRTDRVGAELRREIGTLVHAAVRDHGLPSCSVSDVEVTRDLDWATVWVTALLPTQSKEVVKVLNELAGEFRRTLSRQMRLRRVPELRFKYDDSVDKGERIEHLLRQDSPGPVADDNDD from the coding sequence ATGCCCTCCCGCGACTTCAAACGCACAGACCGCGTCGGCGCCGAACTCCGCCGCGAGATCGGCACTTTGGTGCATGCTGCCGTGCGCGATCACGGCTTGCCATCATGTAGCGTATCGGACGTGGAAGTGACACGTGATCTGGATTGGGCTACCGTTTGGGTGACGGCCTTGCTGCCGACCCAGTCCAAAGAGGTCGTGAAGGTACTCAACGAGCTAGCAGGAGAATTCCGCCGAACGCTTTCGCGCCAGATGCGCCTGCGCCGAGTGCCGGAGCTGCGCTTCAAGTACGATGATTCGGTCGACAAGGGCGAGCGCATCGAGCATCTGCTGCGTCAGGATTCGCCCGGTCCCGTGGCTGATGATAACGACGATTGA
- the infB gene encoding translation initiation factor IF-2 has protein sequence MSDVTIKQLAQVLGMPVDRLLTQLGEAGMKFSDPEQVISSTEKVKLLGFLRRTHGKADVAAETEDSSPRQITLKRRKISELKVATPGGRGTQSSAKTVNVEVRAKRTYVKRSVIAEEASADTEREDALRKLHESQQQREHEENERVGVERRRQEEARQRAEEEAHREAQVERVRQEAAAAAEAAAAAAEAQLRVVEETNADGDAEVEVASAEPDLRGALEPLAPPVQRIDQHSLGMILPRIHEPRKREKKPVAAPAPAPAPASTPAPASSGGADGRGGKTRHGVRDRDDVPGGKRFAAGELHLSEADRARRSSKRGKPGKGAARDIPRAGGSPAASGTHGFSRPTAPVVREVVVGDANVVAELAQKMAVKGSEVVKALFKMGVMATINQTIDHDTAVLVVEELGHKTVEASDQGAEAALAAHTQSAELEGERFARPPVVTIMGHVDHGKTSLLDYIRRTKVAAGEAGGITQHIGAYHVETPKGVITFLDTPGHAAFTSMRARGAQSTDIVVLVVAADDGVMPQTKEAVQHARAAKVPLIVAVNKMDKSDANPDNVKQGLGNLEVIPEEWGGDTPFVPVSAKTGMGIDDLLDAISVQAEVMELTAVKDGAASGVVIESSLDRGRGPVATVLVQQGTLKRGDFVVCGIEYGRMRALVDETSKTVQEAGPSIPVQVLGLSGVPESGDDFVVVADERLAREVAAERQLKRRETRMVSKANRLEDIMAQMGQGSEQQTLNILVKADVQGSVQALRESLSTIGNDNVKVNVIAAGVGGITESDATLAAASKALVIGFNVRADASARKVIDTAGLDVRYFSIIYDVIDQVKQAASGLLGMEVREEIIGVAQVRDVFRSSKFGAVAGCMVVEGTVKRSKPIRVLRDNTVIFQGELESLRRFKDLVDEVRNGMECGIAVKQYNDVKVGDQIECFERIEVARTL, from the coding sequence ATGTCGGATGTCACAATCAAACAACTTGCCCAGGTTCTGGGTATGCCAGTGGACAGGTTGCTTACGCAGCTTGGCGAAGCGGGCATGAAGTTCTCCGATCCGGAGCAAGTCATCAGCAGCACTGAAAAGGTGAAGCTGTTGGGTTTCCTGCGTCGCACGCACGGCAAGGCCGACGTGGCCGCCGAGACGGAAGATTCCTCGCCGCGGCAGATCACCCTGAAGCGCCGCAAGATCAGCGAATTGAAAGTCGCTACGCCAGGTGGTCGCGGCACGCAGAGCAGCGCCAAAACGGTGAACGTGGAAGTGCGCGCCAAGCGCACCTATGTCAAACGCAGCGTGATTGCCGAGGAAGCGAGTGCGGATACGGAACGCGAAGATGCGCTGCGCAAATTGCACGAATCGCAGCAACAGCGCGAGCATGAAGAAAACGAGCGCGTCGGCGTTGAGCGGCGTCGCCAGGAAGAAGCGCGCCAGCGTGCCGAGGAAGAAGCCCATCGCGAAGCCCAGGTAGAGCGTGTGCGCCAGGAGGCTGCGGCCGCCGCAGAAGCGGCGGCCGCAGCTGCCGAGGCGCAGCTGCGCGTTGTCGAAGAAACGAACGCTGATGGCGATGCAGAAGTTGAGGTTGCGTCAGCCGAACCGGACTTGAGGGGCGCGCTCGAGCCGCTAGCGCCGCCAGTGCAGCGCATTGACCAGCATTCGCTGGGCATGATCCTTCCGCGCATCCATGAGCCGCGCAAACGTGAAAAGAAGCCGGTTGCCGCTCCGGCGCCGGCTCCTGCACCCGCGTCGACTCCTGCACCCGCGTCGAGCGGGGGAGCGGATGGTCGTGGCGGCAAGACACGCCACGGCGTTCGTGATCGCGACGATGTGCCAGGCGGCAAGCGTTTTGCCGCAGGTGAACTGCATCTGTCCGAAGCCGATCGTGCGCGCCGTTCCAGTAAGCGTGGCAAGCCAGGCAAGGGTGCTGCGCGTGACATACCGCGTGCGGGTGGTTCACCGGCAGCCAGCGGCACACACGGGTTCTCGCGTCCCACTGCGCCGGTTGTGCGTGAAGTGGTGGTGGGCGATGCCAACGTGGTGGCCGAACTCGCCCAGAAGATGGCCGTGAAGGGCTCGGAAGTGGTCAAGGCGCTGTTCAAGATGGGTGTCATGGCGACCATCAACCAGACCATCGATCATGACACTGCGGTGCTGGTGGTGGAAGAACTCGGCCACAAGACGGTGGAAGCCAGCGATCAGGGTGCCGAGGCGGCGCTGGCCGCTCATACGCAGAGTGCCGAGCTCGAAGGCGAGCGCTTTGCGCGTCCGCCGGTGGTCACCATCATGGGCCACGTCGACCACGGCAAGACCTCGTTGCTCGACTACATCCGCCGTACCAAGGTGGCGGCGGGCGAAGCGGGCGGCATCACCCAGCACATTGGTGCGTATCACGTGGAAACACCCAAGGGCGTGATCACCTTCCTCGATACGCCAGGCCACGCGGCGTTCACGTCCATGCGTGCACGTGGTGCACAGTCCACCGATATCGTGGTATTGGTGGTGGCTGCCGACGATGGCGTCATGCCGCAGACCAAGGAGGCCGTGCAACATGCGCGTGCTGCCAAGGTGCCGCTGATTGTCGCGGTCAACAAGATGGACAAGTCCGACGCCAACCCGGACAACGTAAAGCAGGGTCTCGGCAATCTCGAGGTGATTCCGGAAGAGTGGGGTGGCGACACGCCGTTCGTGCCGGTGTCGGCCAAGACGGGTATGGGTATCGACGATCTGCTCGATGCGATTTCCGTGCAGGCCGAAGTGATGGAACTGACCGCAGTCAAGGATGGCGCCGCGTCGGGTGTGGTCATCGAATCGAGCCTGGACCGCGGTCGTGGCCCGGTAGCTACCGTGTTGGTGCAGCAGGGTACGCTGAAGCGTGGCGACTTCGTTGTGTGCGGTATCGAGTACGGCCGTATGCGCGCGCTGGTCGACGAAACCAGCAAGACTGTCCAGGAGGCCGGTCCGTCCATTCCGGTGCAGGTACTGGGCTTGTCCGGCGTGCCGGAATCCGGTGATGACTTCGTGGTGGTGGCGGATGAGCGCCTGGCACGTGAAGTCGCGGCCGAGCGCCAGCTCAAGCGTCGCGAAACGCGCATGGTCAGCAAGGCCAACCGTCTTGAAGACATCATGGCGCAGATGGGCCAGGGCTCTGAGCAGCAAACACTCAACATCCTGGTCAAGGCTGACGTACAGGGTTCGGTACAGGCCCTGCGCGAGTCGCTGAGCACGATCGGCAACGACAACGTGAAGGTGAACGTGATTGCAGCCGGCGTCGGCGGCATCACCGAGTCCGACGCCACGCTGGCGGCTGCATCCAAGGCGCTGGTCATCGGCTTCAATGTTCGTGCGGATGCTTCGGCACGCAAGGTGATCGATACCGCGGGTCTGGATGTCCGCTACTTTTCGATCATCTATGACGTGATCGATCAGGTGAAGCAGGCAGCATCCGGTCTGCTGGGCATGGAAGTGCGCGAAGAAATCATCGGCGTCGCGCAGGTGCGCGATGTATTCCGCAGCTCCAAGTTCGGTGCCGTGGCCGGTTGCATGGTCGTGGAAGGCACGGTCAAGCGCAGCAAGCCGATCCGCGTGCTGCGTGACAACACTGTGATCTTCCAGGGCGAACTGGAATCGCTCCGCCGTTTCAAGGACCTCGTCGACGAAGTGCGCAACGGCATGGAATGCGGTATCGCCGTGAAGCAGTACAACGATGTGAAAGTGGGTGACCAGATCGAGTGCTTTGAGCGTATCGAAGTGGCTAGGACGTTGTAG
- the nusA gene encoding transcription termination factor NusA, protein MSKELLLVVDAVANEKGVPRDVIFQAMEAALASAAKKRYPDEDPDIRVSIDRASGDYETFRRWEIIADDGEMESPFHQLRLMDAVDERADAAIGEYIEQQIENAEFGRIAAQAAKQVIVQRVREAERQQVVDAFKDRVGELVTGIVKRVERGNIYLDLGGNAEAFIPRDKTIPRESHRVGDRVRGYLQEVRSEVRGPQLFVSRAAPEFMIELFKLEVPEVGQGLVEIKGCARDPGDRAKIAVVAHDSRTDPIGACIGMRGSRVQAVSNELNGERVDIILWHENQAQYVINAMAPAEVQSIIMDEDKHSMDIAVSEDKLSQAIGRGGQNVRLASKLTGWQLNVMTQDQVAAKSEAEQESARQLFMDKLEVDQEIANILVQEGFSSVEEIAYVPSAELLAIEGFDEDIVEELRARARDSLLTEALAVEENLDEHQPSQELLELNGMDEATAYALAERGVVTVDDLADLAVDDLIDIDGMDEDCAAALIMAARAPMIAKLEKGG, encoded by the coding sequence ATGAGCAAAGAGCTTTTGCTGGTGGTTGATGCGGTTGCCAATGAAAAAGGCGTGCCGCGTGACGTGATCTTCCAGGCCATGGAAGCTGCCTTGGCGTCGGCTGCCAAGAAGCGCTACCCGGATGAAGATCCGGATATCCGTGTCTCCATCGATCGTGCCTCCGGCGACTATGAAACCTTTCGTCGCTGGGAAATCATCGCAGACGACGGCGAGATGGAATCGCCGTTCCATCAATTGCGCCTGATGGACGCCGTCGATGAGCGTGCGGATGCCGCCATCGGCGAGTACATCGAGCAGCAGATCGAAAACGCCGAATTCGGCCGTATCGCCGCGCAGGCTGCCAAGCAGGTGATCGTGCAACGCGTGCGCGAAGCCGAGCGCCAGCAGGTGGTGGATGCATTCAAGGATCGTGTGGGCGAGCTGGTCACTGGCATCGTCAAGCGCGTCGAGCGCGGCAACATCTACCTCGACTTGGGCGGCAACGCTGAGGCGTTCATTCCTCGCGACAAGACCATTCCGCGCGAATCGCATCGCGTCGGCGACCGTGTGCGAGGCTATCTGCAGGAAGTGCGCTCCGAAGTGCGCGGTCCGCAATTGTTCGTCTCGCGCGCCGCGCCGGAATTCATGATCGAACTGTTCAAGCTGGAAGTGCCGGAAGTCGGCCAGGGACTGGTTGAAATCAAGGGTTGCGCTCGTGATCCCGGCGATCGCGCCAAGATTGCCGTCGTGGCTCACGACAGTCGCACCGACCCTATCGGTGCCTGCATCGGCATGCGTGGTTCGCGTGTGCAGGCCGTGTCGAACGAGCTGAACGGCGAGCGCGTGGACATCATCCTGTGGCACGAAAACCAGGCCCAATACGTGATCAATGCCATGGCTCCGGCCGAAGTCCAATCCATCATCATGGATGAAGACAAGCACTCGATGGACATCGCCGTGTCGGAGGACAAGCTTTCCCAAGCCATCGGACGCGGTGGGCAGAACGTGCGTCTGGCCAGCAAGCTGACCGGCTGGCAGCTCAACGTGATGACTCAGGATCAGGTTGCAGCCAAGAGCGAAGCGGAGCAGGAATCCGCTCGCCAGCTCTTCATGGACAAGCTGGAAGTGGACCAGGAAATTGCCAATATCCTCGTGCAGGAAGGTTTCTCCAGCGTCGAGGAAATTGCCTACGTACCAAGCGCCGAGCTGCTGGCGATCGAAGGCTTCGACGAGGACATCGTCGAGGAGCTTCGCGCACGTGCTCGCGACTCGCTGCTGACGGAGGCCCTGGCCGTGGAAGAAAACCTGGACGAGCACCAACCGTCGCAGGAACTGCTTGAACTGAATGGCATGGATGAAGCCACCGCCTATGCACTCGCCGAGCGCGGCGTAGTGACGGTGGACGATCTGGCCGACCTCGCGGTTGATGACCTGATCGATATCGACGGCATGGATGAAGACTGTGCTGCAGCACTCATCATGGCCGCACGTGCGCCGATGATCGCAAAGCTGGAGAAGGGCGGCTAA
- the rimP gene encoding ribosome maturation factor RimP, which translates to MDTQALAQRFTEALADLQLACLGVEFSPSQGQSTLRVYLDIADKSGEGREVTLDDCEVASRELSALLDVEDPIPGHYVLEVSSPGIDRPLFTVEQFAKVVGKEVKLLLKAPLEGRRRLRGKVASVEGSQIALEAEGKMFEFGHDAVESARIVPDWTALGYVPQPKPGGRKPGKKK; encoded by the coding sequence ATGGATACGCAAGCACTCGCGCAACGATTTACCGAGGCTCTGGCTGATTTGCAGCTGGCATGTCTCGGGGTGGAATTCAGCCCTTCGCAAGGGCAAAGTACGTTGCGCGTGTATTTGGACATTGCGGATAAGAGCGGGGAAGGGCGTGAAGTTACGCTCGATGACTGCGAAGTGGCCAGCCGCGAGCTCTCGGCGCTGCTCGACGTTGAGGACCCGATTCCCGGTCACTATGTACTGGAAGTCTCCTCGCCGGGCATCGATCGCCCGCTGTTTACTGTCGAGCAGTTTGCCAAGGTCGTCGGCAAGGAAGTGAAACTGCTGTTGAAGGCGCCGCTGGAAGGCCGCCGCCGCCTGCGCGGCAAGGTAGCCTCGGTGGAAGGCAGTCAGATCGCACTGGAAGCGGAAGGCAAGATGTTTGAATTTGGGCACGACGCAGTGGAAAGCGCGCGCATCGTGCCGGACTGGACAGCGCTCGGATACGTGCCGCAGCCCAAACCCGGTGGTCGCAAACCGGGCAAGAAGAAATGA
- the nuoN gene encoding NADH-quinone oxidoreductase subunit NuoN, producing MPTFNDILIMVPEFYLVAAACVLLLADAFLPDNQRVTTIHWASIFVLVVCIYLVVAHQPDGAVKAFNGMFIRDGVAEILKVFALLSTVLVFIYAKPYLSDRKLFIGEFYTLMIFAVIGVMLLVSAGNLIMIYLGLELLTLSSYALVALNRDSKLSSEAAIKYFVLGALASGMLLYGMSMVYGATGTLDLMQLHEAIPYSAMPHLLVFGLIFMIIGIAFKLGAAPFHMWIPDVYQGSPTAVTVFIGSAPKLAAFGMAFRLLATGMGDMAHQWQLMLAVLAVLSLAVGNLVAIVQTNLKRLLAYSTISHMGYLLLGLVNAGPEGYSSAMFYAISYALMSTAAFGVILALSRAGFECEEIDDFKGLNQRSPWMAFLMMLCLFSLAGVPPLFGFFAKLLVLQAAIHAGMMWLAIVGAVFAIIGLYYYLHVVKVMYFDKPVEGTAVRLQPDFTLRVALSVNALVLLVLGVYWGPLLGWCKQAFAG from the coding sequence ATGCCGACTTTTAACGACATTCTCATCATGGTACCGGAGTTCTATCTGGTGGCCGCGGCGTGTGTGCTCCTACTGGCGGATGCCTTCCTGCCAGACAACCAGCGTGTTACCACTATCCACTGGGCATCCATCTTTGTGCTGGTCGTTTGTATCTATCTGGTGGTTGCGCATCAGCCTGATGGCGCAGTCAAAGCCTTCAATGGCATGTTCATCCGTGATGGTGTGGCTGAGATCCTTAAAGTCTTTGCCTTGCTGAGCACTGTTCTGGTATTCATCTATGCCAAGCCGTACCTGAGTGATCGCAAGCTTTTCATCGGCGAGTTCTACACGCTGATGATCTTTGCAGTGATCGGTGTGATGCTGCTGGTGTCGGCCGGCAACCTGATCATGATCTATCTGGGTCTGGAATTGCTCACGCTTTCGTCGTACGCATTGGTGGCGCTGAACCGTGATTCGAAGCTGTCGTCAGAAGCCGCCATCAAGTATTTCGTGCTGGGTGCGTTAGCCTCAGGCATGCTGCTGTATGGCATGTCGATGGTGTACGGTGCTACCGGTACGCTTGATCTGATGCAACTGCATGAAGCCATTCCGTACAGCGCGATGCCGCATCTGCTGGTGTTCGGCCTGATCTTCATGATCATCGGCATTGCGTTCAAACTGGGCGCCGCACCGTTCCATATGTGGATTCCGGACGTTTACCAGGGCTCGCCGACCGCCGTGACCGTGTTCATCGGTTCGGCGCCGAAGCTGGCTGCTTTTGGCATGGCCTTCCGCTTGCTGGCCACGGGTATGGGCGATATGGCCCATCAGTGGCAGCTCATGCTTGCCGTGCTGGCAGTGCTGTCGCTCGCCGTGGGTAACCTGGTTGCCATCGTGCAGACCAACCTCAAGCGTCTGCTCGCTTACTCGACCATCTCTCACATGGGTTATCTGCTGCTGGGTCTGGTCAATGCAGGGCCTGAAGGTTATTCCTCGGCGATGTTCTATGCGATCAGCTATGCGCTGATGTCGACCGCCGCTTTCGGTGTGATTCTTGCGCTCAGCCGGGCTGGTTTCGAATGCGAAGAAATCGATGACTTCAAGGGCCTGAACCAGCGTTCACCGTGGATGGCTTTCCTGATGATGTTATGCCTGTTCTCGCTGGCAGGCGTGCCGCCGCTGTTCGGCTTCTTCGCCAAGTTGCTAGTGCTGCAGGCTGCTATCCACGCTGGCATGATGTGGCTGGCGATCGTTGGTGCGGTGTTTGCCATCATCGGCTTGTACTACTACCTGCACGTCGTGAAAGTGATGTACTTCGACAAGCCGGTGGAAGGCACTGCTGTGCGTCTTCAGCCGGATTTCACCCTGCGTGTGGCGTTGTCGGTGAATGCATTGGTGCTGCTTGTGCTGGGTGTGTACTGGGGCCCGTTGCTGGGTTGGTGCAAGCAGGCTTTTGCGGGTTGA